The Streptomyces cynarae genome contains a region encoding:
- a CDS encoding MFS transporter, protein MPTTTAAGLPGLARENAVFRKVTARIVPFLMLCYVVSYLDRVNVGFAKLQMSAQLGISDAAYGLGAGLFFIGYFLFEVPSNLILQRVGARTWIARIMISWGLVSAASMFVTNEATFYVLRFLLGAAEAGFYPGVILYCTYWFPSHRRARVIALFMSAIPVAGIFGNPLSGWIMDRFQGLNGWQGWQWMFLLEAIPAAAIGVITLFYLDNGPRSAKWLTDEEKAVVGRALADDVADHTVHSRLGSAFREPKVWLMCLIYFCFVLGQYALTFWMPTFVQSTGIEGNFEIGVLSAVPFVAALVAMNLFGRSADKRRERRWHLVVPSLMGAVGFSLAAGWTGSTTLSLVALSCAAAGVLTCAPLFWSLPTAFLSGTAAAAGLAVINSVGNLAGFVSPYMIGAIKDATGSASIPMYVLALSLVVGAAAVLTTKKHVVNH, encoded by the coding sequence ATGCCCACGACAACGGCGGCCGGCCTCCCCGGTCTCGCCCGTGAGAACGCCGTCTTCCGCAAGGTCACCGCACGCATCGTCCCCTTCCTCATGCTCTGCTACGTCGTCTCCTATCTGGACCGGGTCAACGTCGGCTTCGCCAAGCTGCAGATGTCCGCCCAGCTCGGGATCAGCGACGCGGCGTACGGCCTCGGTGCCGGCCTGTTCTTCATCGGCTACTTCTTGTTCGAGGTCCCCTCGAACCTGATACTGCAACGGGTCGGCGCCCGCACCTGGATCGCCCGGATCATGATCAGCTGGGGCCTGGTCTCCGCGGCCTCCATGTTCGTCACCAACGAGGCGACGTTCTACGTGCTCAGGTTTCTCCTAGGTGCCGCCGAGGCGGGGTTCTACCCGGGGGTGATCCTCTACTGCACCTACTGGTTCCCGTCACACCGTCGCGCCCGGGTGATCGCGCTGTTCATGTCGGCCATCCCCGTGGCCGGTATCTTCGGCAACCCCCTCTCCGGCTGGATCATGGACCGGTTCCAGGGCCTGAACGGCTGGCAGGGCTGGCAGTGGATGTTCCTGCTGGAGGCGATCCCCGCGGCCGCCATCGGTGTGATCACGCTGTTCTACCTCGACAACGGCCCGCGCAGCGCCAAGTGGCTCACCGATGAGGAGAAGGCCGTTGTCGGGCGGGCACTCGCCGACGACGTCGCAGACCACACGGTGCACAGCCGGCTCGGGTCCGCCTTCCGCGAGCCCAAGGTGTGGCTGATGTGTCTCATCTACTTCTGCTTCGTGCTGGGCCAGTACGCCCTGACCTTCTGGATGCCCACGTTCGTCCAGTCCACCGGCATCGAGGGGAACTTCGAGATCGGGGTGCTCAGCGCCGTGCCGTTCGTGGCCGCACTGGTCGCCATGAACCTGTTCGGGCGTTCGGCGGACAAGCGGCGTGAGCGCCGCTGGCACCTGGTCGTCCCGTCCCTCATGGGTGCCGTCGGGTTCTCGCTGGCCGCCGGCTGGACCGGGTCGACCACGCTGTCCCTCGTCGCGCTGTCCTGCGCCGCGGCCGGGGTTCTGACCTGCGCGCCGCTGTTCTGGTCGCTCCCCACCGCGTTCCTGAGCGGGACCGCCGCGGCGGCCGGCCTCGCCGTGATCAACTCGGTGGGCAACCTCGCCGGCTTCGTCAGCCCCTACATGATCGGCGCCATCAAGGACGCCACCGGCTCGGCCTCGATTCCGATGTACGTCCTCGCGCTCAGCCTCGTCGTCGGCGCCGCAGCGGTGCTCACCACCAAGAAGCACGTCGTCAACCACTGA
- a CDS encoding TetR/AcrR family transcriptional regulator — MPRPVNVEKRAELLKQVVHHLQHHGVAQMSLSPLAESIGTTKRMLLYYFGSRENLLAQALAASRPDAHAMFDDVHDTAGLRKAAQALWEAMTVGEQSGPVRMLLQLLSLAATDPEQYGDLAADSVEVMIGPIAAAYVRLGHPPQQARAGATLLVSGLRGLCQDRLVTHDAARTDAAARRLIRDAVAAADRAR; from the coding sequence GTGCCTCGCCCCGTCAACGTCGAGAAGCGTGCCGAGCTGCTGAAGCAGGTCGTGCACCACCTCCAGCACCACGGCGTCGCGCAGATGTCGCTGAGCCCCCTCGCCGAGTCGATCGGCACCACCAAGCGCATGCTTCTGTACTACTTCGGCAGCCGCGAGAACCTGTTGGCCCAGGCACTGGCCGCCAGCCGCCCCGACGCCCACGCGATGTTCGACGACGTCCACGACACCGCCGGGCTGCGCAAGGCCGCCCAAGCCCTGTGGGAAGCGATGACCGTGGGGGAGCAGTCGGGGCCGGTCCGCATGCTGCTGCAGCTGCTCAGCCTGGCCGCCACCGATCCGGAGCAGTACGGCGACCTCGCTGCCGACAGCGTCGAGGTCATGATCGGCCCCATCGCCGCCGCCTACGTCCGGCTGGGTCACCCGCCGCAGCAGGCACGGGCAGGCGCCACGCTGCTCGTCTCCGGCCTGCGCGGTTTGTGCCAGGACCGCCTGGTGACCCATGACGCGGCCCGTACCGACGCGGCCGCTCGACGCCTCATCAGGGACGCGGTCGCGGCGGCCGACCGAGCTCGATGA
- a CDS encoding class II aldolase/adducin family protein yields the protein MNQPLETVGDRERDEAYVEVDAARDEIVRVGTSLFARGYVHASAGNISARIGDHHLITPTDAALGFLEPHRLALVDAAGEQIAGDRASKTLMLHRRICATDPTARFVIHTHSTHLVALTLAGVWSENDVLPPLTPYYVMKVGHVPLIPYHRPGDPRVADLVTARITERAASRTPIRAVLLDRLGPVVWGPDAATALAVLEELEETARLWLLTDRRPEPLPTDAIAELRNTFGAAW from the coding sequence ATGAACCAGCCCCTGGAGACGGTGGGCGACAGGGAACGCGACGAGGCCTACGTTGAGGTCGACGCGGCACGCGACGAAATCGTCCGGGTGGGCACGAGCCTGTTCGCCCGGGGCTACGTCCACGCCAGCGCCGGGAACATCAGCGCCAGGATCGGCGACCACCATCTGATCACACCCACCGACGCCGCCCTGGGCTTCCTCGAACCCCACCGCCTGGCACTGGTCGACGCCGCCGGCGAGCAGATCGCCGGCGACCGCGCCAGCAAGACCCTGATGCTCCACCGACGCATCTGCGCCACCGACCCGACGGCGCGGTTCGTCATCCACACCCACTCCACGCACCTGGTCGCACTCACGCTGGCCGGCGTGTGGAGCGAGAACGACGTGCTCCCGCCCCTCACGCCCTACTACGTGATGAAGGTCGGGCACGTTCCGCTCATCCCCTACCACCGGCCCGGCGACCCCCGTGTGGCCGACCTGGTGACCGCCCGTATCACCGAGCGAGCAGCGAGCCGCACACCCATCAGGGCCGTCCTGCTCGACCGGCTGGGCCCCGTGGTCTGGGGCCCCGACGCGGCCACCGCCCTCGCCGTCCTCGAAGAACTCGAGGAGACGGCACGTCTCTGGCTCCTGACCGACCGTCGACCCGAGCCGCTCCCCACCGACGCGATCGCCGAACTGAGGAACACGTTCGGCGCCGCGTGGTGA
- a CDS encoding carboxypeptidase regulatory-like domain-containing protein — translation MARTLTEALTIPALLFLGLLFCFPMAFHEPQPNHAKIVIADPAVERKVDTALRRQHPGGFEVAAVAGAREARQAVLDRGAVAGYATRGGHAVLYVAGANGASLEQVLTKGFTQLAAHDHQRLTVTDVAPTVSKDGLGTTLVYFGIAWNVPGYILATTLLRAVTFNRRKKLMTIAGAAALFSVVGFFVGVGLGFFPDEPSALAIAFLLTTAVATFSLGVAPFTKQFFPLVGLGLYIVLSVPSSGVAPVQLLPEFVQGLHAVMPLGNAVDALKGVLYFDDAGVLEPVLVLCAWTTAGMALLGLDAWRHHRIAVRRGPEDEQEDVPEPPVEDPSVEAPAPTALPVHRHHFGEPLPMLEGTVHDGEQQPLRHAAVTVMDAGGRQLVRTATNARGEYAVTGLPEGYISVVVSYPGRDPVVRQKLLQSGVAVRSDFTMHDRRNGVPPLAAAQRH, via the coding sequence TTGGCCAGGACTCTGACCGAGGCGCTGACGATCCCGGCGCTGCTCTTCCTCGGCCTGCTGTTCTGCTTCCCCATGGCCTTTCACGAGCCCCAGCCGAACCACGCGAAGATCGTGATCGCTGACCCGGCAGTGGAACGCAAGGTCGACACCGCTCTGCGACGGCAGCATCCCGGTGGCTTCGAAGTCGCCGCTGTGGCAGGCGCCCGGGAAGCCCGCCAGGCGGTACTGGACCGGGGCGCCGTGGCGGGCTACGCCACCAGGGGCGGACATGCCGTGCTGTACGTGGCCGGGGCCAACGGCGCGTCCCTCGAGCAGGTGCTGACCAAGGGCTTCACCCAGCTCGCGGCGCACGACCACCAGAGGCTCACGGTCACGGACGTGGCGCCCACCGTGAGCAAGGACGGGCTCGGCACGACCCTGGTCTACTTCGGGATCGCCTGGAACGTCCCCGGCTACATACTCGCGACCACCCTGCTGCGGGCGGTGACGTTCAACCGTCGAAAGAAGCTCATGACGATCGCGGGCGCGGCTGCGCTCTTCAGCGTCGTGGGCTTCTTCGTCGGCGTAGGGCTGGGCTTCTTCCCCGACGAGCCCTCGGCCCTGGCGATCGCCTTCCTGCTCACCACGGCGGTGGCCACGTTCTCCCTCGGCGTGGCGCCTTTCACCAAGCAGTTCTTCCCACTGGTGGGTCTGGGTCTGTACATCGTGCTGAGCGTCCCCTCCAGTGGCGTGGCCCCCGTCCAGTTGCTGCCGGAGTTCGTCCAGGGCCTGCACGCCGTCATGCCGCTGGGCAACGCCGTGGACGCCCTGAAGGGGGTCCTGTACTTCGACGATGCGGGGGTGCTCGAACCGGTCCTCGTGCTCTGCGCGTGGACCACGGCGGGTATGGCCCTGCTGGGCCTCGACGCGTGGCGGCACCACCGCATCGCCGTACGGCGGGGGCCGGAGGACGAGCAGGAGGACGTTCCGGAGCCGCCGGTGGAGGACCCGTCCGTGGAGGCGCCCGCGCCCACCGCGCTTCCGGTGCACCGGCACCACTTCGGCGAGCCGTTGCCGATGCTGGAGGGTACCGTCCACGACGGCGAGCAGCAGCCCCTCCGCCATGCCGCGGTGACCGTCATGGACGCCGGCGGCCGGCAGTTGGTGCGGACCGCGACGAACGCACGGGGCGAGTACGCCGTGACCGGTCTACCCGAGGGATATATCAGCGTCGTGGTCTCGTACCCCGGCCGCGATCCAGTGGTCCGCCAGAAGCTCCTGCAGTCCGGTGTGGCCGTCCGGTCCGACTTCACCATGCATGACCGGCGCAACGGGGTACCACCTCTCGCGGCTGCTCAACGCCACTGA
- a CDS encoding FadR/GntR family transcriptional regulator, with the protein MFSKVNGPVRLADQVAALLSEEIESGRLAVGDKLPTEVELVKQLGVSRTVVREAVSRLRSAGLLEARQGLGVFVLPRRTRPLDLEAEASQTKSKVLQIVEVRRPIEGEAAYLAAARAAPDDLARIRQALDAIDAAVAAGGDGVDEDLAFHTSIAESTGNPVMVSTVRYLGEVLRSGIRVTRANEARRGDFIEAVRQEHHAIFTAIEAGDGEAARAAARRHLKHAASRLQDADDRFWTEAQDLAVDLGTAP; encoded by the coding sequence ATGTTTTCCAAGGTGAACGGTCCCGTGCGGCTCGCGGACCAGGTCGCCGCTCTGCTGTCGGAGGAGATCGAGTCCGGGCGGCTGGCCGTCGGCGACAAACTGCCGACCGAGGTGGAGCTCGTCAAGCAGCTGGGCGTCAGCCGCACGGTGGTGCGCGAGGCCGTCTCCAGGCTTCGCAGCGCGGGCCTGCTCGAAGCGCGCCAGGGTCTCGGCGTGTTCGTCCTGCCCCGGCGCACCCGACCGCTCGACCTGGAAGCCGAGGCCTCTCAGACCAAGTCCAAGGTCCTGCAGATCGTGGAGGTACGTCGCCCCATCGAGGGCGAGGCGGCGTACCTCGCAGCCGCCCGTGCCGCACCGGACGACCTTGCCCGGATACGTCAGGCCCTCGACGCGATCGACGCGGCCGTGGCGGCCGGGGGCGACGGCGTGGACGAGGATCTCGCCTTCCACACGTCCATCGCCGAGTCGACCGGGAACCCCGTGATGGTCTCGACGGTCCGGTACCTGGGCGAGGTACTGCGCAGCGGAATCCGCGTCACCCGCGCGAACGAGGCGCGGCGGGGCGACTTCATCGAAGCGGTTCGGCAGGAGCACCACGCCATCTTCACCGCCATCGAGGCAGGTGACGGCGAGGCGGCACGCGCCGCCGCGCGCCGCCACCTGAAGCACGCCGCCTCTCGGCTCCAGGATGCGGACGACAGGTTCTGGACCGAGGCGCAGGACCTGGCCGTGGACCTCGGCACTGCTCCGTGA
- a CDS encoding ParA family protein, giving the protein MSLSYAFVNLKPGVGKTTSAVWLAHALHESGIPPLLVDSDAASSALRWSELAGGFPFPVVALPVGDVHRRVNDFLGDRKAVVFDAPQLEDHAHITRSTMRYASEWILPVTPAPIELDRMAPIGGEMGDVQSLRAQPARAAVLLNRTNRAEATRTGPDADAREALTERGFDVLSTHIPRLDLYAQSFGSPVDVKGSAYMDLADELIKRQDKA; this is encoded by the coding sequence GTGTCGCTGAGCTACGCCTTTGTGAACCTGAAGCCCGGAGTGGGAAAGACGACGAGCGCGGTCTGGTTGGCGCACGCACTTCACGAGTCGGGTATCCCGCCGCTGCTGGTCGACAGTGACGCCGCCTCCTCCGCGCTGCGCTGGAGCGAATTGGCAGGTGGCTTCCCGTTTCCGGTGGTCGCTCTTCCGGTGGGGGACGTGCACCGGCGCGTGAACGACTTCCTCGGCGACCGCAAGGCCGTCGTCTTCGACGCCCCGCAGCTCGAGGACCACGCGCACATCACCCGGAGCACCATGAGGTACGCAAGCGAGTGGATCCTGCCGGTGACCCCGGCCCCCATCGAGCTGGATCGCATGGCGCCCATCGGCGGCGAGATGGGCGACGTACAGTCCCTGCGCGCCCAGCCGGCCCGCGCCGCCGTTCTGCTGAACCGAACGAACCGTGCCGAGGCCACGCGCACCGGCCCCGACGCCGACGCCCGCGAGGCTCTCACCGAGCGGGGCTTCGACGTGTTGTCCACCCACATTCCGCGGCTCGACTTGTACGCCCAGTCGTTCGGCAGCCCCGTCGACGTCAAAGGCTCGGCGTACATGGACCTCGCAGACGAACTCATCAAGCGACAGGACAAGGCATGA
- the mgrA gene encoding L-glyceraldehyde 3-phosphate reductase, translating to MNHVADPERYNGTMRYRRSGRSGLDLPVLSLGYWHNFGDNRPFEAQREIALRAFDLGITHHDLANNYGPPYGSAEINFGRLMKQDLAPYRDELVISTKAGWDMWPGPYGQGGGSRKYVLASLDQSLRRMGLDYVDIFYSHRLDATTPLEETMGALDTAVRQGKALYVGISSYDAERTREASAILRDLGTPLLIHQPSYSMLNRWIETDGLLDTAQEEGFGVIGFTALAQGLLTGRYLDGIPDDSRAAQGTSFDTAWLSDDMLHRLRALNDIAARRGQTLAQMALAWALRDERVTSLVIGASRTEQLEQNVAALDNLDFTTEELAEIDKYATDGGVDLWQGARLGKLG from the coding sequence ATGAACCACGTCGCTGATCCTGAGCGCTACAACGGCACCATGCGCTACCGGCGCAGCGGCCGCTCAGGGCTCGACCTTCCCGTCCTGTCCCTGGGCTACTGGCACAACTTCGGCGACAACCGGCCGTTCGAGGCCCAGCGGGAGATCGCGCTGCGCGCCTTCGACCTCGGGATCACCCACCACGACCTCGCGAACAACTACGGCCCGCCCTACGGCTCCGCGGAGATCAACTTCGGGCGCCTGATGAAGCAGGACCTCGCGCCGTACCGGGACGAGCTGGTGATCTCCACCAAGGCCGGCTGGGACATGTGGCCCGGCCCCTACGGCCAGGGCGGCGGCTCCCGCAAGTACGTGCTCGCCTCGCTCGACCAGTCGCTGCGGCGCATGGGCCTGGACTACGTCGACATCTTCTACTCCCACCGGCTCGACGCGACCACCCCGCTCGAGGAGACCATGGGCGCGCTGGACACCGCCGTCCGTCAGGGCAAGGCGCTCTACGTGGGCATCTCCTCCTACGACGCCGAACGGACCCGCGAGGCGTCCGCCATCCTCCGGGACCTGGGCACGCCGCTCCTCATCCACCAGCCGTCGTACAGCATGCTCAACCGCTGGATCGAGACCGACGGTCTGCTCGACACCGCCCAGGAGGAGGGCTTCGGCGTCATCGGGTTCACGGCCCTCGCCCAGGGACTCCTGACCGGCCGGTACCTCGACGGCATCCCCGATGACTCGCGGGCCGCGCAGGGCACGTCGTTCGACACGGCGTGGCTGTCGGACGACATGCTGCACCGGCTGCGCGCGCTCAACGACATCGCGGCCCGTCGCGGGCAGACACTGGCCCAGATGGCCCTCGCCTGGGCCCTGCGCGACGAGCGCGTCACCTCCCTCGTCATCGGCGCCTCGCGCACCGAACAGCTGGAACAGAACGTCGCCGCGCTGGACAACCTCGATTTCACCACCGAGGAACTGGCCGAGATCGACAAGTACGCCACCGACGGCGGCGTCGACCTGTGGCAGGGCGCCCGCCTCGGAAAGCTCGGCTGA
- the msrA gene encoding peptide-methionine (S)-S-oxide reductase MsrA, with protein sequence MATQTQRAVLAGGCFWGMQDLIRRLPGVTATRVGYTGGDVPNATYRNHGTHAEAIEILFDPEKTDFRTLLEFFFQIHDPSTKNRQGNDIGLSYRSAIYYVDDEQKRIAEDTIADVDASGLWPGKVVTEVEPVGPFWEAEPEHQDYLERYPDGYTCHFPRPGWRLPARTEG encoded by the coding sequence ATGGCAACGCAGACACAGAGGGCCGTACTGGCGGGCGGTTGTTTCTGGGGGATGCAGGACCTGATCCGCCGGCTCCCGGGCGTGACGGCGACCCGGGTCGGCTACACCGGGGGCGACGTGCCGAACGCGACGTACCGTAACCACGGGACCCACGCGGAGGCCATTGAGATCCTTTTCGACCCCGAGAAGACCGACTTCCGCACGCTCTTGGAGTTCTTCTTCCAGATCCACGACCCGAGCACCAAGAACCGCCAGGGCAACGACATCGGTCTCAGCTACCGCTCGGCGATCTACTACGTGGATGACGAGCAGAAGCGGATCGCCGAGGACACCATCGCGGATGTGGACGCCTCCGGACTTTGGCCGGGCAAGGTCGTCACCGAGGTGGAGCCGGTGGGCCCCTTCTGGGAGGCCGAGCCCGAGCACCAGGACTACCTGGAGCGCTACCCCGACGGCTACACCTGCCACTTCCCTCGCCCGGGATGGCGACTGCCCGCCCGCACGGAGGGCTGA
- the denD gene encoding D-erythronate dehydrogenase encodes MRIVITGGFGFLGQQVAAALLRTRTFCGAPIDRLVLADRIVPPGATAAADPLVDVVQGDLVDHLDEVFGEPVHVLIHLAAAVSAACEADFDLGMSANVDTTRALLEAAREQSAAGGPRPRVVFSSSVAVYGSDPMLPLPPVVSESTLPTPRSSYGTQKLVCEQLIADYTRRGFVDGRVARLMTVSVRPGKPNAAASGFLSGIIREPLAGLPAGCPVRPELRVALASPRRTVEGILRVAEVERGAGPGRLDGGVPVNLPALTVSVAEMLATLRRVAGDTVADLVTIEPDHDVEAIVGSWPAVFDNARAAALGLEPDPSFESVVRDYVEDHADAVLVDVAPLAAGADGAVPID; translated from the coding sequence ATGAGGATCGTGATCACGGGTGGCTTCGGCTTCCTGGGACAGCAGGTGGCCGCCGCACTGCTGCGGACACGAACGTTCTGTGGTGCACCGATCGACCGACTCGTGCTCGCCGACCGGATCGTGCCGCCCGGAGCGACGGCGGCGGCCGACCCGCTCGTGGACGTCGTACAGGGCGACCTGGTGGACCACCTCGACGAGGTGTTCGGTGAGCCGGTGCATGTGCTGATCCACCTCGCCGCCGCGGTCTCGGCCGCATGCGAGGCCGACTTCGACCTCGGCATGAGCGCCAACGTGGACACGACCCGCGCGCTGCTCGAAGCGGCCCGGGAACAGTCGGCCGCCGGTGGCCCGAGGCCGCGGGTGGTGTTCTCCAGCAGCGTCGCGGTCTACGGTTCCGACCCGATGCTGCCGCTGCCGCCGGTGGTCAGCGAGTCGACCCTGCCCACGCCGCGGTCGAGTTACGGGACGCAGAAGCTCGTCTGCGAGCAACTGATCGCGGACTACACCCGCCGCGGCTTCGTCGACGGACGCGTCGCCCGCCTCATGACCGTCTCCGTACGGCCGGGCAAGCCGAACGCGGCCGCCTCCGGTTTCCTGTCCGGCATCATCCGCGAGCCGCTCGCGGGCCTCCCGGCCGGCTGCCCGGTGCGTCCCGAGCTGCGGGTGGCCCTGGCCTCGCCCCGGCGCACGGTCGAGGGCATCCTCCGCGTCGCGGAGGTCGAGCGAGGCGCCGGGCCGGGCCGCCTCGACGGCGGCGTGCCGGTCAACCTTCCGGCTCTCACGGTTTCGGTAGCCGAGATGCTGGCCACGCTGCGGCGGGTGGCCGGTGACACCGTCGCCGACCTGGTGACGATCGAACCGGATCACGACGTCGAGGCCATTGTGGGGTCATGGCCGGCTGTCTTCGACAACGCGCGCGCCGCCGCCCTCGGGCTGGAACCGGACCCGAGCTTCGAGTCGGTGGTACGGGACTACGTCGAGGACCACGCCGACGCGGTGCTGGTGGACGTCGCCCCGCTCGCAGCCGGGGCGGACGGGGCGGTGCCGATAGACTGA
- the otnI gene encoding 2-oxo-tetronate isomerase has protein sequence MPRFAANLSMMYTEHDFLDRFAAASADGFEAVEYLFPYAYDATELRRRLDDHGLRQVLFNAPPGAWESGERGMAALPGREAELRSGIDRALEYAAALGSPRVHVMAGLVRPDATPVERAEHRDTYLANLARAAERAAAAGVDILIEPINGRDMPGYFLTTQAEAHAVVRDVGASNLKVQLDLYHCQIVEGDITATLRRDVPTGRVGHLQIAGVPDRHEPDLGELDIRHLFDVIDELGFDGWIGCEYIPRAGTSEGLRWLDDYRSDRRNNA, from the coding sequence ATGCCGAGGTTCGCAGCGAACCTGTCCATGATGTACACCGAACACGATTTCCTCGACCGCTTCGCCGCGGCCTCGGCTGACGGCTTCGAGGCCGTCGAGTACCTCTTCCCCTATGCGTACGACGCCACCGAGCTGCGCCGCCGGCTCGACGACCACGGTCTGCGGCAGGTGCTTTTCAATGCGCCTCCCGGGGCCTGGGAGTCAGGGGAGCGCGGTATGGCGGCACTGCCCGGACGTGAGGCGGAGCTGCGCTCCGGGATCGACCGGGCACTGGAGTACGCCGCGGCGCTGGGGAGCCCGCGGGTGCACGTGATGGCCGGGCTGGTCCGGCCGGACGCGACGCCGGTCGAGCGGGCCGAGCACCGCGACACCTACCTGGCCAACCTCGCCCGGGCCGCGGAACGGGCCGCCGCGGCGGGCGTCGACATCCTGATCGAGCCCATCAACGGCCGCGACATGCCCGGGTACTTCCTGACCACCCAGGCCGAGGCCCACGCCGTGGTGCGGGATGTGGGAGCCTCGAACCTCAAGGTGCAACTGGACCTCTACCACTGCCAGATCGTCGAGGGCGACATCACCGCGACCCTGCGTCGCGACGTGCCGACCGGGCGGGTCGGTCACCTGCAGATCGCGGGGGTGCCCGACCGCCACGAGCCCGACCTGGGCGAGCTCGACATCCGCCACTTGTTCGACGTCATCGACGAGCTGGGCTTCGACGGGTGGATCGGCTGCGAGTACATCCCCCGCGCAGGCACGAGCGAGGGGCTGCGCTGGCTCGACGACTACCGAAGCGACCGGAGGAACAACGCATGA
- the otnK gene encoding 3-oxo-tetronate kinase, whose amino-acid sequence MAIRLGCIADDFTGATDLANNLVRAGMRVVQLIDVPQGGTEEAMDAEAVVIALKSRTVPAADAVEASLRALARLRSAGAEQIYFKYCSTFDSTPAGNIGPVTEALMDALGTDFTIATPAFPDNGRTVFKGHLFVGDVLLSESGMRHHPLTPMTDSNLVSVLGAQTTRTVGLVDHTVVAGGVPAIRARIDDLREDGFGMAVVDAVSNDDLLRLGAAVQGLPLVTAGSGLAIGLPANWGFKPSPAAAQLPAPGGHAAVVSGSVSVATNRQVLEFLRGGRPAFSVDPLRVAAGDDVAGEALAFAESHLDDGPVLVYSTESPDTVRAVQGRLGAAEAGELVERTLARVAQGLVELGVRRLVVAGGETSGAVVQALGITGLRIGPQIDPGVPWCAATLPGGDTLHITLKSGNFGAPDFFTSSFALLDRETS is encoded by the coding sequence ATGGCGATCCGACTCGGCTGCATCGCCGACGACTTCACCGGCGCCACGGACCTGGCCAACAACCTGGTGCGCGCGGGCATGCGCGTGGTCCAGCTGATCGACGTACCGCAGGGCGGCACCGAGGAGGCGATGGACGCGGAAGCCGTGGTCATCGCGCTCAAGTCGCGGACCGTCCCGGCGGCCGACGCCGTCGAGGCGTCGCTCCGGGCACTCGCCCGGCTGCGGTCCGCGGGGGCCGAACAGATCTACTTCAAGTACTGCTCCACCTTCGACTCGACACCCGCCGGCAACATCGGGCCCGTCACCGAGGCCCTGATGGACGCACTGGGCACCGACTTCACCATCGCCACGCCCGCGTTCCCCGACAACGGACGCACGGTCTTCAAGGGCCATCTCTTCGTCGGTGACGTGCTGCTCAGCGAGAGCGGCATGCGCCACCACCCCCTCACCCCGATGACCGACTCCAACCTGGTCTCGGTCCTCGGTGCGCAGACCACGCGGACGGTCGGCCTCGTCGACCACACGGTCGTCGCCGGCGGCGTCCCGGCGATCCGGGCCCGCATCGACGACCTGCGCGAGGACGGCTTCGGGATGGCCGTCGTCGACGCCGTCTCCAACGACGACCTCCTGCGGCTGGGCGCGGCGGTCCAGGGGCTGCCCCTGGTGACCGCGGGCTCGGGTCTGGCGATCGGTCTGCCCGCGAACTGGGGGTTCAAGCCGTCCCCCGCCGCCGCACAGCTGCCGGCACCCGGCGGCCACGCGGCCGTCGTCTCGGGCTCGGTCTCCGTCGCCACCAACCGCCAGGTGCTGGAGTTCCTGCGCGGCGGCCGACCCGCGTTCAGCGTGGACCCGTTGCGCGTCGCAGCCGGCGACGACGTGGCCGGCGAGGCCCTGGCCTTCGCCGAGTCGCACCTGGACGACGGGCCGGTCCTCGTCTACTCCACCGAGTCACCCGACACCGTGCGTGCCGTCCAGGGCCGGCTCGGCGCCGCCGAGGCCGGTGAGCTCGTGGAGCGGACTCTGGCCCGTGTGGCCCAGGGGCTCGTGGAGCTGGGTGTCCGACGGCTCGTCGTCGCGGGCGGCGAGACCTCGGGAGCGGTCGTCCAGGCGCTCGGCATCACCGGACTGCGGATCGGACCGCAGATCGACCCCGGTGTGCCGTGGTGTGCCGCGACCCTTCCGGGCGGTGACACGCTCCACATCACCCTCAAGTCCGGCAACTTCGGGGCCCCCGACTTCTTCACCTCCTCATTCGCCCTCCTCGACCGGGAGACCTCATGA
- a CDS encoding putative quinol monooxygenase yields the protein MIFITAKFRIKPEHAERWPEIVREFTEATRSEPGCLWFDWSRSLADPAEYVLVEAFRNGEAGAAHVQSAHFRAAQQTLPPYLAETPRIVNAELEQDDWSLLGEMAVEG from the coding sequence ATGATCTTCATCACGGCGAAGTTCCGGATCAAGCCGGAGCACGCGGAGCGATGGCCGGAGATCGTCCGGGAATTCACCGAGGCCACCCGCAGCGAACCCGGCTGCCTCTGGTTCGACTGGTCACGCAGCCTGGCCGACCCGGCCGAGTACGTACTCGTCGAGGCCTTCCGCAACGGCGAGGCCGGCGCAGCACACGTCCAGTCCGCCCACTTCAGGGCCGCACAGCAGACCCTGCCGCCGTACCTGGCGGAGACACCGCGGATCGTCAACGCGGAACTGGAACAGGACGACTGGTCCTTGCTCGGGGAGATGGCCGTCGAGGGCTGA